A window from Solea senegalensis isolate Sse05_10M linkage group LG15, IFAPA_SoseM_1, whole genome shotgun sequence encodes these proteins:
- the LOC122781966 gene encoding calpain-2 catalytic subunit-like — MSGIAAKLQHQRERAHGIGTNSHAVKYLNQDFESLRNSCLERGRLFEDDSFEALPSSLGFKELGPNSYKVRGITWRRPKEICSDPKFIFENASRTDICQGALGDCWLLAAIASLTLNKQVLSRVVPHDQSFDDHYAGIFHFEFWQFGEWVDVVVDDRLPTKDGELLFVHSAEGSEFWSALLEKAYAKLNGCYEALSGGSTIEGFEDFTGGIAERHELSSADPHLFHTITKALKRGSLLGCSIDITNARDSEAVTYRKLVKGHAYSVTGAEQVEHRGGRVQLIRIRNPWGQVEWNGAWSDNSSEWRYVSDDDRERLSHRSEDGEFWMSFSDFLRQYSRLEICNLTPDALSDEYKKWAESEFEDTWRMGVSAGGCRNYRDTFWMNPQFVIKLEDVDDEPDDGEEGCTFIVGLMQKNKRRRRKMGEDMETVGFAIYELPEEYSGKRQVHLKRDFFLYNCSAARSETFINLREVSNRFNLPPGEYLIIPSTFEPNKNGDFYVRVFSEKPADFQEIDDPVDSHVEEIHIDEDDIGDRFRSLFGQLAGHDVEICVFELQSILNRVVARRDDIKTNGFSLVTCRNMVNLLDKDGSGKLGLVEFKILWTKIEKFLDLYKARDVDKSGCMSTSEMRMAVEDAGFSLNNSLHQIVVARYSDSNLSIDFDNFVCSLIRLESLFQTFKALDKDGNGVIELGFKEWLSLAML, encoded by the exons ATGTCTGGCATTGCAGCAAAGCTTCAGCACCAACGAGAGCGCGCTCACGGGATCGGAACCAACTCGCACGCGGTGAAATACCTGAACCAGGACTTTGAGTCTCTGAGGAACAGCTGTCTGGAGAGAGGGCGGCTGTTTGAGGATGACTCCTTCGAGGCTCTGCCCTCATCCCTTGGCTTCAAAGAGTTGGGACCAAACTCCTACAAAGTTCGGGGCATCACATGGAGGAGACCCAAG GAAATATGTTCTGATCCAAAGTTCATCTTCGAAAATGCTTCCAGGACGGATATTTGTCAAGGAGCACTTG GTGACTGCTGGCTCCTCGCAGCTATCGCCTCCTTGACTCTGAACAAACAAGTTTTGTCTCGGGTCGTCCCCCATGACCAAAGCTTTGACGACCACTACGCAGGCATCTTTCACTTTGAG TTCTGGCAGTTTGGTGAGTGGGTCGATGTGGTGGTCGATGACCGTTTGCCCACCAAAGATGgagagctgctgtttgttcacTCGGCGGAGGGCTCAGAGTTTTGGAGTGCACTGCTGGAGAAGGCCTATGCCAA GCTGAATGGATGTTACGAGGCTCTCTCTGGAGGCAGCACCATTGAGGGTTTCGAGGACTTCACTGGAGGCATCGCTGAGAGGCATGAGTTGAGCAGCGCTGATCCCCATCTCTTCCATACCATCACGAAGGCCCTGAAAAGAGGCTCTCTTCTGGGATGCTCCATTGAT ATCACCAATGCACGTGATTCAGAGGCCGTCACATATCGCAAACTGGTGAAGGGCCATGCCTATTCAGTGACAGGAGCAGAGCAG GTGGAACACAGAGGAGGCAGGGTGCAGCTGATAAGGATTAGAAACCCGTGGGGTCAGGTGGAGTGGAATGGTGCCTGGAGTGACAA TTCTTCCGAATGGAGATACGTGAGTGACGATGATCGAGAGAGGCTGTCGCACCGCTCTGAGGATGGGGAGTTCTG GATGTCATTTTCCGACTTCCTCCGTCAATACTCTCGCCTTGAGATCTGCAACCTCACGCCCGACGCCCTCAGCGACGAGTACAAGAAATGGGCTGAGTCAGAGTTTGAAGACACATGGAGAATGGGAGTTTCAGCCGGTGGCTGCAGAAACTACCGTG ATACCTTCTGGATGAATCCTCAGTTTGTGATAAAGCTGGAGGATGTGGACGATGAGCCTGATGATGGGGAGGAGGGCTGCACCTTCATCGTGGGCCTGATGCAGAAGAACAAGCGTCGCAGGAGGAAAATGGGGGAGGACATGGAGACTGTTGGCTTTGCCATCTATGAG CTGCCTGAGGAG TACTCTGGCAAAAGGCAAGTGCACCTGAAGAGAGACTTCTTCCTGTACAACTGCTCAGCCGCACGCTCCGAGACGTTCATCAACCTGCGGGAAGTGAGCAACCGCTTCAATCTCCCCCCCGGGGAATACCTCATCATCCCCTCCACCTTTGAGCCCAACAAGAACGGAGACTTCTATGTGCGGGTGTTCTCTGAGAAACCGGCCGATTTCCA AGAGATTGACGACCCGGTGGACAGCCATGTTGAAGAG ATTCATATCGATGAAGATGACATCGGCGACAGATTCAGGAGTCTGTTTGGACAGCTTGCGGGACAT GATGTGGAGATTTGTGTATTCGAGCTGCAGAGTATCCTCAACAGAGTGGTGGCGAGGA GAGACGACATCAAAACCAACGGGTTCAGCCTGGTGACTTGCCGCAACATGGTCAATCTGCTGGAT AAAGATGGAAGCGGTAAGCTGGGACTGGTGGAATTTAAGATCCTGTGGACAAAGATTGAGAAGTTCCTG GACCTGTACAAAGCGCGAGACGTAGACAAAAGCGGCTGCATGAGCACTTCTGAAATGAGGATGGCTGTTGAGGATGCTG GATTCTCTCTAAACAACAGCCTGCATCAGATAGTTGTGGCCCGCTACAGCGATTCAAACCTCTCCATTGACTTTGACAACTTTGTGTGCAGCCTGATTCGCCTGGAGTCTCTCTTCc AAACCTTCAAGGCCCTGGACAAGGACGGCAATGGTGTGATCGAGCTGGGTTTTAAGGAG TGGCTGAGTCTGGCGATGTTGTAG